From Thermococcus barophilus MP:
GGAAATGCCATTCCTACATAAGCAAAGCTTATTCCTGTCATTAAACCCACAATGAAGGGTGTTAATATTATAACGAAGACCACTGGCAGGTTAAGCTCGAGAATGGCTTTAGGTAGAGCCTCAACTGCATTGGTGATTTGTAAAAGGTATTTGAAGTACATGACAGCCAAAAGGAGAAAGATTATCTTTGGCTGAAATGCATGTTTTATAATTTCTTTTTTGTTGAGCTTATTGAAGTGTGGCATCAATGCTGACATAAGGCCTATAAAAGCACCATAGACCATGTCGTAGCCCAGTACAATAGAAATCAAAATTATCACCAAAATAGGATAGGTCGTCTTCAGCAGGAGCTTTGCTCCTTCATTCTTCTTACCCTCTTTGGTGCTTTCATCTTTAATTGGACGTAAGATCAAGAAGTACCCGATGAGAATCATGAGAATCGTCAGCGGAAACATCTTGGTGCTGAACTCTCTAACAGTTATTCCCAAGATTGCCGATGCGATTATTATTGCCTGATACATTGGCCAAGAAAACTCCCACACATGCCTAAACCAGTAGTTTACGAGAGTTTTTTCCTCTGGCTTTAAGCTGAGCTTATTTGCGACTTCCTCGATCATTGGAGCTGAAACCAAAGCACCTGCTGGCATTGGCATTAAGCCTATCAGAGCGGGGAGCATTGCAAGGGAGTACTTTGCTTTAGGAAAAAGCTCTTTGATAGCTTTCTCCATGTCTTTGAGGTATCCAATCTGAGAAAAGACGTTTGTCATTGCCATTATGAATACGATAATTAAAATTAACCTTACTGTGCTCCAGGAAGTTGAAGAGTGGTAAAAAGCTTTAGTGAATTCCAATGGCGTCAAACCAAAAAGAATTCCCAGTAAAATTGAGCCAGCAAATATTGAGACTCCTACATGGATCTTTAAGCGAATAAGAGCTATTACGAAGGCGAATGTTATGAGCAGTTTAAGTACTTCGATCATGCATTCTCACCAGTGTATTAATGTTTAGATGCAAATCTAAGATATCCCTTATAAGCTTATCTGAAATCAAATTTTTAACAACAAAAAGTTAATAAACATTTAGATCGAAGTTTGAGGAGGAGGTGATAAAAATGGTGCATCAGTATATTAAGGAAAAAACTAAAGAGTTTACAAAAGAGGAAAAGGAAAGGAGGTACAAATACTTAGGAAAAGAAGTCATTGACTACGGTGATCCGGGGCTGGACAGCATACCTGAGTTCTATGGTATAGCTAACGCAATTTGGAGAGACTGGAAAGAAGGGGAGATAAGCACAAAAACGGCTTTAGGAAGGTTAGCATTGCTCAAGCTTCTCACTTACAAGACAAAAAATAAGAAAATTCAAGACATACCAGATGAAGAGCTTGAAGAAGTTAGAAAGTTCATTGACTATGTAATTCAGGTTATTAAGAACGAAAGCCGGAGGAAGGGAGAGCCAGAAGAAGAAAGGCAGATTGAGGAGAAGGCTTAGTTATAACATCCCAATTCCTTCTTTTATCACTGTTTTATGGAACGAAAAGTTCTTTTTGCTTCAAGTTCTTCCTTTTTTCAACAATTGCATTTCGTGCTAACTCTTTAACCATGAGGAGAAATCCTCCGTTCTGGTTAGCCGTAGCTTTTGTCTTGAAGTTCGTAAGCCCCGTTACGGCTAACCTTCCAGCCTCCTATCTTCATCGGCTGGCTTTCGGGGGGAACGGAAACTCCCCACATCTTCCGTTTTCCGTCTCCATTCGGGCTTACAAACCCCACATATCGGAGACTGTCATGACACCTTAAAATAAACTCCAAAAACTATTTAAAAATTACGGAAAACAAAAATGCCGAATTTTACACTTTTAACTATCTACAGAACAGTCCCCACCAAAAATATTTTGGCATGCAAGTTAATTAAATTTGTTTTGGGATCAACACTCAACTTTCCAAAAAACTTATAAGTAAAGTTCCACAAAAATGGTGCGATGCCCATGAGGGGGGATTTATTTATCCTCAGCTTTGCATTTCGCCCATGATAACTTGGGCTGTTCTGTTAGCTTAGTTTGTTCTATAAACTTTAGGAGGTTTTACCATGATAAAGGAACCAGAATTTAGAGAATACAACGCCCAGCTATTGGAAGAAAAGATGGAGAAGTTTTGGGCTGAAAACAACATATACGAAAAGGTAAAGCAGAGCAGAGCTGATGGGCCAAAATACTACTTTTTAGATGGACCGCCATACGTCAGCGGTGCCATACACCTTGGTACAGCTTGGAACAAGATAATCAAGGACATGATAATAAGATTTAGGACAATGCAGGGTTACAACGTGAGGAGACAGCCAGGTTTTGACATGCATGGTCTTCCAATTGAGGTTAAAGTAGAGCAGGCTTTGGGACTGAAGATAAAGAAAGATATAGAGGAGAAAATTGGCGTTGATAACTTCATAAAGAAGTGTAGGGAATTTGCACTCAGAAACCTCAAGATAATGACCGAGCAGTTTAAGATGCTCGGCGTTTGGATGGACTGGGACAATCCATACATGACAATAAAGAATGAGTACATTGAATCAGCTTGGTTCACCCTTAAGAAAGCCTGGGAGAAGGGCTTGCTTGAGAAAGACATGAGGGTTCTTCACTGGTGTCCAAGATGTGAGACAGCTTTGGCAGAGCATGAGGTCAGGGGAGAGTATAAGATAAGGGAAGACCCAAGCATATATGTCAAGTTCCCGCTTGAAGGTAAGGAGAATGAGTATCTCCTAATCTGGACAACTACACCATGGACTCTGCCAGCTAATCTCGCAGTTGCGGCACATCCGGAATATGATTACGCTAAAGTTAAGGTCGAACTTGATGGCAAAGAGGAGTACTGGTATCTTGCAAAAGCCCTTGTGGATAAAGTCCTTGGGGAGATAGGGGTTGAAGGAGAGATTGTTGAAGAGTTTAAAGGAAAGGACCTTGAGGGACTTAGATATGTCCACATATTCCTTGAGGAGTATCCAAGGCAAAAGGAGTTTAGGGAAAAATACGAGTGGGCTCACCGCGTAATTCTTGGTGATTTTGTAACACTCGGAGAAGGTACGGGATTAGTTCACTCTGCTCCAGGCCATGGTGAGGAAGACTTTGAGGTTGGAAGAAAATATGGACTGCCAGTCTACTCCCCATTGGATGATGAAGGAAGATACGTTGAGGGCAAGTGGAAAGGCGTTTACGTCAAGGATGCAGACCCAGAGATAATAGAGTACCTTAAAGAGAAAGGGCTTCTCGTGAAAGCAAGTACAATAAAGCACAAGTATCCCCACTGCTGGAGATGTAAGACTCCTCTCATATTCAGAGCAACAGAGCAGTGGTTCCTTAAGGTCAGTAAAGTGAAGGAGCAGATAATCAAAGAAAATGATGAGAAAGTTACATGGTATCCGGATTGGGTTAAGATAAGATTTGACAACGGTGTCAGAGACAGCGGAGACTGGGTCATCAGCCGTCAAAGATATTGGGGAATTCCGCTGCCAATATGGCAGAGTGAGGATGGGGAGATATACATTGTGGGCAGCTTTAGAGAGCTTGTCGAATTAGCAGTTGCCCTTGAAGTGAACGGTGAAAGGATTGAGCTCCCAGAGAGCTATGAAGAAAAGCTCAAAGTCATAGAAGAGAAACTTGGCCCAGAAGACTTGCACAGACCTTACGTTGATGCCTTCATAATAAAGGTGAACGGCAAAGAAATGAAACGCATAAAAGATGTCCTTGACGTGTGGTTTGACAGCGGAATAGCCTCGTGGGCTTCTCTCGGCTATCCAAGGGAAAAAGAGCTGTTTGAGAAGCTCTGGCCTGCGGACTTCATAGTTGAGGGCGAAGATCAAGTTACAAAATGGTTCTACTCCCAGCAAGCTGCTTCCGTAATTGCCTTCGACACCGTTCCCTACAGACACGTTGCAATGCACGGTTATGTTCTTGATGAAAAAGGAGACAAGATGAGCAAGAGCCTTGGAAACATCATAAGGCCAGAAGAAGTTGTGCAGAAAGAGGGAAGAGATGCCTTCCGCTTTTACATGCTCTGGGCAACAACTCCTTGGGAGAACCTGAGGTTCAGCTGGAAGGGATTGGCTCAGGTTAAGCGTATGTTGAACATACTCTGGAACGTCTATATACTTGCAGCAACTTACATGAGCCTTGACAAGTTTGAGCCAGGGAAGGTCAATCCAGAAGAGTTGCCTTTCAGGGAAGAGGACAAGTGGGTTCTAAGCAGGGTGAACAGCTTAGTTGAAACTGTTACAAACGGAATAGAGACATTCTACCTCACAAGAGCGACAAGGGGAATCTACGACTTCGTCGTTGAAGACTTGAGCAGATGGTATGTAAGGTTGATAAGAAAGAGGCTCTGGGTTGAGGGAGACGATCCAGATAAATTGGCTGCATACTGGACTCTCTGGAAGGTCTTTGATGTGCTGTTAAGGCTTATGGCACCGTTTACACCATACATAGCTGAGGCTATTTACCAGAACATGATTGCCAGAAAGGAAAGCGTTCATATGGAGGATTGGCCTGTTAAAGAATTCACGGATGAAGAGCTTGAGAAGGAAATGGCAATAGTCAGAAAGATAGTCGAGGCAGGAGCTGCAGCGAGGCAAAAAGCAAGGATAAAGCTCAGATATCCAGTCAGGCAAATACTCATAGAGACAGAGGATGAGCTTACAAAGAAAGCTGTGGAAAGGTTGAACAGAATCTTAAGAGACCAGCTCAACGCTAAGGAGGTTAAAGTTGCAAAGGTAGAAAGGGAAATAAAAGTCAAACCAAACTTCGCAAAGCTCGGTCCGCACTTCAAGGGAGATGCAAAGCTCATAGCCAAGTGGATTGACGAGCAGAACGACAGAGAGCTTTATGAAAAGCTCATGAAGGGCAAGCTCAAGGTTGAAATTGAGGGCAAAGAATTTACTCTCGAAAGAGACCACATAGTTGTTGAAGAGCAACTCCCGGACTTTCTCGTTGGTGAAGAGTTCGATTACGGAAAGGTCTTCGTTGACAAGACGCTTACAAGGGAGCTCATGATGGAAGGGCTTGCGAGGGAATTTGTCAGAAGAATACAGGAGATGAGAAAGAGGCTTGACTTAGATGTCAATGACAGAATAAAGGTTTACATTGAAACCACAGAAGAGAACAAAGCTCTTCTCAAGGATATGCTTGACTACATAAAGAGAGAAACGAGGGCTGTTGAAGTGCTCTTCGAGAAGCCAAAAGGCTACGTCGTTGATTGGGAGGACGTGAGTGCGAAGATTGGAGTTGAGAAGGTTGAGTGAGCTTTTGTTTTCTTTTCTCACATTTGTTTATCTAAGACTGTCTTCCTCTGCCCTAAAGGGCGAGGCTTGAAAAAGAAAAAAGTGCACCAAAACCCTTATAACTTATGCCCCCGTAAGTTACTTATGGTGGCGTAAGTGCTGTTTGATCTGAGGCCAAAAAGCAGGAGAGAGGATATCTTTGATAGGGAGAAAGAATTTGAAGAGCTTGAAGAAAGCATTAAAACATATCCTCTAACTCTGCTTTTAGGAATAAGACGCGTAGGCAAGAGCTCAATTTTGAGAGCCTATCTCAATGAGAAGCCTGGAGTTCTTATAGACTGCAGGGAGCTTTACGGAGAAAGAGGGCATATAACCAGAGAGGACTTGATCAGAGAGCTTCAAACCGGCGGATCATTGTTCTCTAAAGCTCTCGCAAAATTTAGAATTAGTGTTGACTTAAAGTTCCTAAAGCTTGAGCCAAAGGAACTTTCACTACGTGAGATTTTCAGGGAATTAAATGAATTGGGAGAAAAAACCGGAGGGTTCATTTTGGCTTTTGATGAAGCCCAATATCTGAGGTTTTATGGTTCCAGAGGTGGAAAGGATTTGCTCGCACTCTTCGCTTACGCCTATGATAATCTCCCCAGTTTGAAAATTGTTCTAACAGGTTCAGAAGTAGGCTTACTCCATGACTTTTTGGACATTGGAAACTATGAAAGCCCCTTGTATGGGAGAATAGCGGGAGAAGTTTACGTGAAGCCTTTTGATAAGAATACTTCCATTAAGTTTCTGAAAAAGGGCTTTAATGAAGTTGGCATTGACATTTTGGAGGACGACCTTGAAAGAGCTGTTAAGATCCTTGACGGCATACCAGGATGGCTTGTGACATTTGGAATTGAGTACACTAAGGAACGGAATCTCGAAAAAGCTATAGCGAGAACCCTTGAAATTGCCAAGGGGTTGATATTTGGAGAGCTGAAAGAATTGGAGCGCAGAAGTCCGAGGTATATGATAATTCTCCAAGCTATAGCACTTGGCTACAACAGATGGAGCCTTATAAGGGATTATTTAGCTGTTAAAGGATATAAAACACCAGAACCAAGGCTTCACGAGCTTTTGAAGAATCTAAAAAAGATGAGCTGGATTGAAGAAAAAGATGAGACTTACCATCTCACTGACCCTGTTGTCTCAATAATTCTCAAAGGTTAACTTATGCCCCCGTAAGTCACTTACGGTATCAGCTTTGTATAATAACGAACCAGATTATTCAATTATGTCCTCTAAGCTAAATGCCAGCTCAAATCTCTCCTTTTCTTCTATGCTTTTTGCTATAATACCATACCTGAACTCACCGTTGAAGCGAACGTTCTTTGCTTTTTCTTTCAGCAGTGATAAAATCCTTCTCCCATCTTTCTCGCTCAAGTCCTTCCATTTCACCTCGATGAGATAGGCTGTATTCTCATCAACAGCAATTATATCTATCTCCTCTCCCTTCCACCACCATCTTCCAATCTGGGAGAACTCAAAAGGCTTCTTTAGGATTAAAAACTCTCGTGCAAGTTCTTCAAATCTAATCGAGAACACTTTATATGCATTCTCGAGCGTTGCAATCCCAAGGCTTATCCTGTCCACTTGAGGATAAACGAGTGTGAACCATGTTAGAAGCATTGGATCGCTTATCTGGTATAAGCTAACTTTTCTGCCTCCAAAAAGTGGTTTCTCTCTCCTCACAAGACCGAGCCTCAGAAGGTTCTCCAAGTATGGGTAAGCGCTTCTTGCTGGCAGTCCAAGAAAGTTTGCTATTTCCTCAAGGCGTGTGTTGCCTTCAGCAATTGCTCTGAGAGTTCCTCTCTGAGGATTACAGATCCTCTGTATAAATATGTTTCGATAAAATATCAGTTTATCGGCGTCCTTTCAACTTCAATCCTATCCCACGTTGGATATTCCTCCACGATGTAAAACTTGACGTCCCCTTCTATTGCATCAGCCAGCTCGAGGGCAACTTCAATCGGCATTTCAATCCTTCCTTTTTCCCTGTTTAGATAGAGCCACTCCTCTGGAATTTCAGCTTCTTCAACTAGAAGATGATAGAGCTCATCTAAATCTTCATATTCCGCTACTGCAAACTTCAGCGTTCCATCCTCAGTTATCTCCATGTAAGGCTTTGCAACGTTCCTTGCCATCCTTTTCAGCCTGTTCTTGAGCTGCACAGCGTCCTTCAGCTTTGCGGTGCAGAGATGATATCTAAGTGAGGTGTTTTCTTCTCCCCATCTGAGGATTTCAAGTCCCAGCTCTAAGCTCCCTTTAATTGCCGAACTTTCATCACTTATCGGTTGATACCCCCTGTTAATGAGAGCTCTTAGGTTCGTCTCGCTGAACTCAAGCTCATTTATATTTAAAAATTTAGCTCCAAGCTTGTCCAAAAGTTCGGCAAACCACTTTATCTTTTCTCCATGTCCAGGAACAGCGGGGACTTCCCCACCAACATCCCAGTCAAAATCAAAAGCATTTTTCATGTTCTCAATTTCAACTTTGAAAAGCTTCGAGTTCGGATTGAACAAGTCTGGATGAAAGCGAATCTCATCTAAACCAGCATCATAAAGCTTCTCCAGATTTTCTTTTGTTGCCAAAGCTCCTGTGGTGTAGAGATGGATGTGGAACTTTTCGCCAAAATTTTCTTTTAAGACTTTGATGTATTCTACTGTTCTATCCAGCCTCGCCAAAGGATCCCCACCTGTAACTCCAGCTCCCAAAGCTTCTTGAATTTTGGCTTCCTCAATTATGTCATCTATGCTTTTTATGGGTCTTTCATTTGCATAAGCTACATCCTCTCTGCGCCAGGGGCTAAGAGGACAGTAGAAGCAGTCTCTTGGACATACACCTGTAGTAAAAAGCACTAACTTGGCTCCTTTAACGCAGAGCTTGCATCCTTCGGGCAGCTCGCCAACGACATATGAGTAATATCCGCTCTCTCTCATTTTACCACCTTATGCCACATCAACCTGCTCATAGTGGGGCAGATTCTTCTTGTGCCTTATTAGCATTTCGTAAAAAAACTCCTTCATATCTGGGCTCATGTTGTCATCCATCAGCAAATCAGCTTTTCCTTTGTATCCGCTCTTCTCAGCCTCTTGTATCAAATTGTTTAGAACTGGTATAAGTTGCTGGATTAAAGCTCTCACAAGCTCTGGATATGCATCTTCATCAATCTCCTCATCGCTCTCAAGGCCGAGGTAAATTATGTATCCTTTCATCTGCAAAGCCAGAACAAATTCGGTCTCCGTTATCTCGACAAATGAAAAGTTGTAGCTTTTTGAATCGGTTCTTGCAATCATAACCCCCTTGATTGAGAGGGTAACAATTTCATCGTCAATCTCGAAGATCAAATCTTTAGCTAAATCTCTCTGAACAATTGCATAGAGGTTTATCATTCCACCACCTCCACTATCTCTCCCTCCCCCGGAGGCAGAATCGCCATTATGTCTTCTTCAGCCACCTTATATCCCCACCTCTCAAAGATCTTCTTGATCTTCTTCACAAGCTCGCTCTTTTTCAAGTCACCAGGTCTTATTACAATGTATCTCTTCGTGTGAGCTTTAAGTGCATCAACTGGGCCGCACATCACTAAATCTTCTCCCTCGTAGTTTATTATCCCAACTGCCAGCTTGAGGGGAATTCCGTGATACCAGTTTCTCTTTCCATAAACCATGAATGCACCCTTACCAAGATACTCTCCGCTTGGAGCTTTTTTAGTAACTTGATTTGGATATGCCCAGTAGGCATCTGCTGAGTAAACACCTTCGCTCCATGCTTTTGACATTGAAACGGCAAACTGACATGCCTCGAATATGGTCTTTTCACCCGCTTTCTGTCCGTCTTTGATTACAACGTGAGGTGCTCCGTGAACATCAGCGTGGCAGTATAGATCATTGTCCCCCATGTGCCTCTTAACCACCATCTCGTTGGTTGTTGCATCCTTTCCCCCTATAACGAGAAATCCTTCGCTGCTTATAAACCATCTAAACTTTTCAAACCACTTCTTCTTTCTTTTCTCTAACTTTTTGACTTTGAGTTCCTTTTTCATCTCTTCCTCAATCAGCTTTTCAATTTCTTGAAGTTTCTTCTTGGTGTCTTCATAAGCCCTCTTCGCCCCTTCTAACTTGTGCTTGGCTTTTTTGGCTTTCTCATAATAAATCTCAGCATTTTCACCGATGCTTTTGTTGAGGTACAGCTTAATTTTCCTGCCCTCAATCTCGATTGTGACAGCCTTTTCTTTGGGGTCTATTGATTTAACCATCAGGGCTATCTTATTTCCAGCTTTCTTGCCTTCCTCTATGCGTTTTTTGAATTCTTCCCAGCCCAGCTTTTCAACCGCTTTTGAAAACTCTCTTAAAAGATTATCAATGAAGGTGAAATTCGCATATATCAAATCGCCAAGCTCCTGATTCTTCTTCATCTCAGCTTCAAAGCCTTTCATCTGCTCTTCCTGCCTTCTAAGCGTTGCTAATATCTGCCTCTTCTTCTCCTCTAAGCGCTTAGTTCTCTCAATTTTCGCTTTTTCCACGGTTATCTTTCCAAAGTATTCATCCAAAGCTTCGCTGAACGTTTCAAAGTATTTCTTCTCATAATTTTCATACCATTTGAGCTCAATTGGAACCACATCAATCATTGTTCCGTCTTTATATATGATGTTTGGCTTCTTCGGAGCGTTGAATACCTCCTTCATCTTCTCAAAAATCAGCCTAAGATCATCTTCGCTCAGCTCATTTGCTTTCTTTTTCTTGTCAATTTCAGCCCTCAGAAGAATTTCCTCTGCGTAGAGACCTCCCATATTCAGCTTTCTTGCAAGTGCCCTTACAATCTCGACATTTTCGCTTTTAATTAATTCAAGGAATCTCTCCCAGCTCACTTCTATGGGACTTTCCCTTGCAGGGGGGAGTTTATACTCATGCTTTGGCTTTATTGCTCTGTCTTTAAATTCCTCATACCTCAAGGCGCCAATGATAATATTGTTTTCATCAACCAAGATTATGTTCCCCTTCCTAAAGAGCTCGGCTATGAGAGTGTAGTTACCAATCCTAATCTTTACAATTCTGTCAAAATCGTGCTGCTCAATATTATCAAAAAAGCCGCCGCTTAAGTGTTTGCGGAGAAGCATCGTGAAAGATGAAGGCATCTTTGGAGCCTCTCTTATGTAGCTCGTCAAGTGAATTCTTTTGCCTGCCTCAATGATTAAATCTTTCCTTCCCTCGCCTGCTTTATGAAGCTTAATCCTAATCTCACTCCCGTCATGATAAATCTTGTCAATCCTCGCACCTTTAAGAGACTTAAGCTCTTCAACTATGTATTTTATGTCAACGCTGCTCATTTCTTCTTTCATTAGTCTCACCTAAGGACGTTTATCTCGATAGTTTTTAAACTATATCTTCTATTTCAGGGTCTATCTAGGAGAGTTGTTATACTACAAGTATTAAAAAATCGAAAAGTTTAAGCACTCTATGAAAAATTCACATCTAAAGTGGTGAAAATGAGAAAAAAGCTCCTCATTTTATGCTTTTTTATGCTCCTCTTTACTCACTTAGCTTATTCTTTGGCCATTAATAACGCTCTAATCGGAAACCCAACAATTTTTAACATTACAAATGCATCAACTCAGCTTTTAGTGGTTTATTTTCCTTCAGAGGATAGATTTGAGCTATTGAACTTGACGTCATTTCCATGCAAAACCAACGTTTGCTCCAACTTTACTATGATTCCGATTCACTGCTCTTCTCAAGGATGTCTCTTTTATGGATGTGAAGGATGCAATAGGCCCTTACCTGGTAGGGTGTATGATCACTATGGCTACCTTTATCCTAATGGAGAATTTAGGGAATTGCTCAGCTTTCGGAATGATGGAGCAGTGAGTATTTTCTGGAATCGAGATTACTACCTTGTACTCCATCCCTTCTACTGCTTCTCTATGTGGTGCAATTTGGAGCATTTTGATTCCCTTCTCTGGCTGTCCACTATCAAAAATGGGCAAGCAGTGGTGAAGAAGTTCGGATATTTAACAGGAGACTTCAGAAATGCATCTTTACCTTTACTGGCTCAAAAAGGCTATCTGTATTTTGTTCGCAACCTCAAGAATGGCGCC
This genomic window contains:
- a CDS encoding TIGR00529 family membrane protein, whose translation is MIEVLKLLITFAFVIALIRLKIHVGVSIFAGSILLGILFGLTPLEFTKAFYHSSTSWSTVRLILIIVFIMAMTNVFSQIGYLKDMEKAIKELFPKAKYSLAMLPALIGLMPMPAGALVSAPMIEEVANKLSLKPEEKTLVNYWFRHVWEFSWPMYQAIIIASAILGITVREFSTKMFPLTILMILIGYFLILRPIKDESTKEGKKNEGAKLLLKTTYPILVIILISIVLGYDMVYGAFIGLMSALMPHFNKLNKKEIIKHAFQPKIIFLLLAVMYFKYLLQITNAVEALPKAILELNLPVVFVIILTPFIVGLMTGISFAYVGMAFPLLLPFFTGFDKIALAYLSGYMGMLFSPVHLCLVFSAEYYKAELRNVYRKLLVPGTILFTVGVLYTLLLGR
- the ileS gene encoding isoleucine--tRNA ligase — its product is MIKEPEFREYNAQLLEEKMEKFWAENNIYEKVKQSRADGPKYYFLDGPPYVSGAIHLGTAWNKIIKDMIIRFRTMQGYNVRRQPGFDMHGLPIEVKVEQALGLKIKKDIEEKIGVDNFIKKCREFALRNLKIMTEQFKMLGVWMDWDNPYMTIKNEYIESAWFTLKKAWEKGLLEKDMRVLHWCPRCETALAEHEVRGEYKIREDPSIYVKFPLEGKENEYLLIWTTTPWTLPANLAVAAHPEYDYAKVKVELDGKEEYWYLAKALVDKVLGEIGVEGEIVEEFKGKDLEGLRYVHIFLEEYPRQKEFREKYEWAHRVILGDFVTLGEGTGLVHSAPGHGEEDFEVGRKYGLPVYSPLDDEGRYVEGKWKGVYVKDADPEIIEYLKEKGLLVKASTIKHKYPHCWRCKTPLIFRATEQWFLKVSKVKEQIIKENDEKVTWYPDWVKIRFDNGVRDSGDWVISRQRYWGIPLPIWQSEDGEIYIVGSFRELVELAVALEVNGERIELPESYEEKLKVIEEKLGPEDLHRPYVDAFIIKVNGKEMKRIKDVLDVWFDSGIASWASLGYPREKELFEKLWPADFIVEGEDQVTKWFYSQQAASVIAFDTVPYRHVAMHGYVLDEKGDKMSKSLGNIIRPEEVVQKEGRDAFRFYMLWATTPWENLRFSWKGLAQVKRMLNILWNVYILAATYMSLDKFEPGKVNPEELPFREEDKWVLSRVNSLVETVTNGIETFYLTRATRGIYDFVVEDLSRWYVRLIRKRLWVEGDDPDKLAAYWTLWKVFDVLLRLMAPFTPYIAEAIYQNMIARKESVHMEDWPVKEFTDEELEKEMAIVRKIVEAGAAARQKARIKLRYPVRQILIETEDELTKKAVERLNRILRDQLNAKEVKVAKVEREIKVKPNFAKLGPHFKGDAKLIAKWIDEQNDRELYEKLMKGKLKVEIEGKEFTLERDHIVVEEQLPDFLVGEEFDYGKVFVDKTLTRELMMEGLAREFVRRIQEMRKRLDLDVNDRIKVYIETTEENKALLKDMLDYIKRETRAVEVLFEKPKGYVVDWEDVSAKIGVEKVE
- a CDS encoding AAA family ATPase → MLFDLRPKSRREDIFDREKEFEELEESIKTYPLTLLLGIRRVGKSSILRAYLNEKPGVLIDCRELYGERGHITREDLIRELQTGGSLFSKALAKFRISVDLKFLKLEPKELSLREIFRELNELGEKTGGFILAFDEAQYLRFYGSRGGKDLLALFAYAYDNLPSLKIVLTGSEVGLLHDFLDIGNYESPLYGRIAGEVYVKPFDKNTSIKFLKKGFNEVGIDILEDDLERAVKILDGIPGWLVTFGIEYTKERNLEKAIARTLEIAKGLIFGELKELERRSPRYMIILQAIALGYNRWSLIRDYLAVKGYKTPEPRLHELLKNLKKMSWIEEKDETYHLTDPVVSIILKG
- a CDS encoding DUF234 domain-containing protein; amino-acid sequence: MRREKPLFGGRKVSLYQISDPMLLTWFTLVYPQVDRISLGIATLENAYKVFSIRFEELAREFLILKKPFEFSQIGRWWWKGEEIDIIAVDENTAYLIEVKWKDLSEKDGRRILSLLKEKAKNVRFNGEFRYGIIAKSIEEKERFELAFSLEDIIE
- a CDS encoding radical SAM protein, with product MRESGYYSYVVGELPEGCKLCVKGAKLVLFTTGVCPRDCFYCPLSPWRREDVAYANERPIKSIDDIIEEAKIQEALGAGVTGGDPLARLDRTVEYIKVLKENFGEKFHIHLYTTGALATKENLEKLYDAGLDEIRFHPDLFNPNSKLFKVEIENMKNAFDFDWDVGGEVPAVPGHGEKIKWFAELLDKLGAKFLNINELEFSETNLRALINRGYQPISDESSAIKGSLELGLEILRWGEENTSLRYHLCTAKLKDAVQLKNRLKRMARNVAKPYMEITEDGTLKFAVAEYEDLDELYHLLVEEAEIPEEWLYLNREKGRIEMPIEVALELADAIEGDVKFYIVEEYPTWDRIEVERTPIN
- the rqcH gene encoding ribosome rescue protein RqcH, yielding MKEEMSSVDIKYIVEELKSLKGARIDKIYHDGSEIRIKLHKAGEGRKDLIIEAGKRIHLTSYIREAPKMPSSFTMLLRKHLSGGFFDNIEQHDFDRIVKIRIGNYTLIAELFRKGNIILVDENNIIIGALRYEEFKDRAIKPKHEYKLPPARESPIEVSWERFLELIKSENVEIVRALARKLNMGGLYAEEILLRAEIDKKKKANELSEDDLRLIFEKMKEVFNAPKKPNIIYKDGTMIDVVPIELKWYENYEKKYFETFSEALDEYFGKITVEKAKIERTKRLEEKKRQILATLRRQEEQMKGFEAEMKKNQELGDLIYANFTFIDNLLREFSKAVEKLGWEEFKKRIEEGKKAGNKIALMVKSIDPKEKAVTIEIEGRKIKLYLNKSIGENAEIYYEKAKKAKHKLEGAKRAYEDTKKKLQEIEKLIEEEMKKELKVKKLEKRKKKWFEKFRWFISSEGFLVIGGKDATTNEMVVKRHMGDNDLYCHADVHGAPHVVIKDGQKAGEKTIFEACQFAVSMSKAWSEGVYSADAYWAYPNQVTKKAPSGEYLGKGAFMVYGKRNWYHGIPLKLAVGIINYEGEDLVMCGPVDALKAHTKRYIVIRPGDLKKSELVKKIKKIFERWGYKVAEEDIMAILPPGEGEIVEVVE